One window of the Mycobacterium haemophilum DSM 44634 genome contains the following:
- a CDS encoding cytochrome P450 — MSIVVVPRVSGGQDEHGHLEEFRTDPIGLMQRVRDECGDVGTFQLAGKHVVLLSGAQANEFFFRSSDDDLDQAEAYPFMTPIFGKGVVFDASPERRKEMLHNAALRGEHMKGHAVTIEDQVRRMIADWGEHGEIDLLDFFAELTIYTSSACLIGKKFRNELDGRFAKLYHELERGTDPLAYVDPYLPIESFHRRDLARTGLVALVQRIMNNRIAHPPTDKTGRDMLDVLITITDEEGNPRFSADEITGMFISMMFAGHHTSSGTASWTLIELMRHRDSYDAVIQELDDLYADGQSVSFHALRQIPRLENVLKETLRLHPPLIILMRVAKGEFEVAGHTIHEGDLVAASPAVSNRIPEDFPDPDAFVPGRYEEPRQEDLVNRWTWIPFGAGRHRCIGAAFATMQIKAIFSVLLREYEFEMTQPSESYRNDHSKMVVQLTQPARVRYRRRKAGKTAGR, encoded by the coding sequence AGTTTCCGGTGGTCAAGACGAGCACGGCCATCTCGAAGAGTTCCGTACCGACCCGATCGGGCTCATGCAACGGGTCCGCGACGAATGCGGCGATGTCGGCACGTTCCAACTGGCTGGAAAACACGTCGTGTTGTTGTCGGGCGCGCAAGCCAACGAGTTCTTCTTTCGGTCCAGCGACGACGATCTGGACCAGGCCGAGGCGTACCCGTTTATGACGCCAATCTTCGGCAAGGGTGTGGTGTTCGACGCAAGCCCGGAGCGGCGCAAGGAGATGCTGCACAACGCAGCGCTGCGCGGCGAGCACATGAAGGGCCATGCCGTCACCATTGAGGACCAGGTCCGGCGGATGATCGCGGACTGGGGGGAGCACGGTGAGATCGATCTGCTCGATTTCTTCGCCGAGCTGACCATCTACACTTCCTCAGCCTGCCTGATCGGCAAGAAGTTCCGCAATGAACTGGACGGCCGATTCGCCAAGCTCTATCACGAGCTAGAGCGTGGCACCGATCCGCTGGCCTACGTCGACCCCTATCTGCCAATCGAGAGTTTTCACCGTCGAGACCTTGCACGGACCGGTCTGGTGGCGCTGGTCCAGCGCATCATGAACAACCGAATCGCCCACCCCCCGACCGACAAGACCGGCAGGGACATGCTTGACGTGCTGATCACCATCACGGACGAAGAGGGCAATCCCCGGTTCTCGGCGGACGAGATCACTGGCATGTTTATCTCAATGATGTTCGCCGGGCATCACACCAGCTCGGGGACAGCGTCCTGGACGCTGATCGAGTTAATGCGCCATCGCGATTCCTACGACGCGGTGATCCAGGAGCTCGACGATCTCTACGCCGACGGTCAGTCGGTGAGTTTTCATGCGCTGCGCCAGATTCCACGGCTGGAGAACGTTCTCAAAGAGACGTTGCGGCTGCATCCACCGTTGATCATTCTGATGCGGGTGGCCAAAGGCGAGTTCGAGGTGGCAGGCCATACGATCCACGAAGGCGATCTGGTGGCGGCCTCGCCAGCAGTCTCCAACCGAATCCCCGAAGACTTCCCGGACCCTGATGCCTTCGTGCCGGGGCGCTACGAAGAGCCGCGCCAGGAGGATTTGGTCAACCGCTGGACATGGATTCCGTTCGGCGCCGGCCGGCATCGTTGCATCGGCGCGGCGTTCGCCACCATGCAGATCAAGGCGATCTTCTCGGTGCTGCTGCGTGAGTATGAGTTTGAGATGACACAGCCCTCGGAGAGCTACCGCAACGACCATTCCAAGATGGTGGTGCAGCTCACCCAGCCCGCCCGGGTGCGCTACCGCCGCCGGAAGGCGGGCAAGACGGCAGGACGATGA
- a CDS encoding ferredoxin, translating into MSYRVKADLDLCQGHAMCELEAPDYFRVPKRGKVEILDAEPPEEARDEIKRAVRACPTQALSIREIGD; encoded by the coding sequence ATGAGTTATCGCGTGAAGGCAGACCTGGATCTGTGCCAGGGACACGCAATGTGCGAGCTGGAGGCGCCGGACTACTTCCGGGTGCCTAAGCGCGGCAAAGTCGAGATTCTCGACGCCGAGCCGCCCGAGGAAGCGCGCGACGAGATCAAGCGGGCGGTGCGGGCCTGTCCCACTCAAGCGCTGTCTATCCGCGAGATAGGAGATTGA
- a CDS encoding nuclear transport factor 2 family protein, whose translation MAGFPRAELEDVVERWLEVNREAERRGDWTLLADFYTDDATYGWNTGPKEDVMCVGIEEIRDIALGQEMEGLQGWRYPYQRVLIDDKQGEVVGFWKQVVGQPNGAGDPEFEVHGIGGSWFRYAGDGKWNWQRDFFDFGQVSALYLTLIQAGKLSASMQKRIQRGMSGEKVPGYYPLGKSPVPLW comes from the coding sequence GTGGCAGGATTCCCCCGCGCAGAACTCGAAGATGTGGTGGAACGCTGGTTGGAAGTCAACCGGGAGGCGGAGCGACGAGGCGACTGGACGTTGCTCGCCGACTTTTACACCGATGACGCCACCTATGGCTGGAACACCGGGCCCAAAGAAGACGTGATGTGTGTCGGAATCGAGGAGATTCGCGATATCGCGCTGGGCCAGGAGATGGAAGGCCTGCAGGGCTGGCGGTACCCGTACCAGCGGGTCCTGATCGATGACAAGCAGGGCGAAGTGGTGGGCTTCTGGAAGCAGGTCGTCGGCCAACCTAACGGGGCGGGCGACCCCGAGTTCGAGGTGCACGGGATAGGCGGCAGCTGGTTCCGCTATGCCGGCGACGGAAAATGGAACTGGCAGCGCGACTTCTTCGACTTCGGGCAGGTATCGGCGCTCTACTTGACGTTGATCCAAGCTGGCAAGCTCTCCGCAAGCATGCAGAAGCGGATCCAACGCGGCATGTCCGGCGAGAAGGTGCCCGGCTACTATCCGCTGGGCAAGTCTCCGGTACCTCTCTGGTGA
- a CDS encoding NDMA-dependent alcohol dehydrogenase, whose translation MKTKGALIWEFNQPWSVEEIEIGDPVKDEVKIQMEAAGMCHSDHHLVTGGIPMAGFPVLGGHEGAGVVTEVGPGVEDIAPGDHVVLSFIPSCGRCPSCQAGLRNLCDLGAGLLGGTSVSDGTFRIQARGQNVYPMTLLGTFSPYMVVHRSSVVKIDPSIPFEVACLVGCGITTGYGSAVRTADIRPGEDVAIVGVGGVGMAALQGAVSAGARYIFAIDPVEWKRDQALKFGATHVYPDINAALMGVAEVTYGLMAKKVVITVGELKGTDIDSYLSLTAKSGTCVLTAIGSLMDTQVNLNLAMLTLLQKNLQGTIFGGGNPQYDIPQLLGMYKVGKLNLDDMVTRQYRLEQINDGYQDMLDGKNIRGVIRYTDADR comes from the coding sequence GTGAAGACCAAGGGCGCACTGATCTGGGAGTTCAACCAGCCGTGGTCTGTCGAAGAGATCGAGATCGGTGACCCGGTTAAGGATGAGGTCAAGATCCAGATGGAAGCGGCGGGCATGTGCCACTCCGACCATCATCTGGTTACCGGCGGCATCCCGATGGCGGGCTTCCCGGTGCTCGGCGGGCACGAGGGTGCCGGCGTCGTCACCGAGGTTGGTCCCGGTGTGGAAGATATCGCCCCAGGCGACCACGTGGTCTTGTCCTTCATCCCGTCCTGCGGAAGGTGTCCGTCGTGTCAAGCCGGTCTGCGTAATCTGTGCGACCTGGGCGCCGGGTTGCTGGGCGGCACATCGGTGAGCGACGGCACGTTCCGGATCCAGGCCCGCGGCCAGAACGTCTACCCGATGACGCTGCTGGGGACGTTCTCGCCGTACATGGTGGTGCACCGCAGCTCGGTGGTGAAGATCGACCCGTCGATCCCGTTCGAGGTCGCCTGCCTGGTCGGCTGCGGCATCACCACCGGCTACGGCTCGGCCGTCCGCACCGCCGACATCCGGCCAGGTGAAGACGTCGCCATCGTTGGCGTCGGCGGAGTCGGCATGGCGGCACTGCAGGGCGCGGTCAGCGCCGGCGCGCGCTACATCTTCGCGATCGACCCGGTGGAGTGGAAACGCGATCAGGCCCTGAAATTCGGCGCCACCCATGTCTACCCGGACATCAACGCCGCGCTGATGGGCGTTGCCGAAGTCACCTACGGGCTGATGGCCAAAAAAGTGGTGATTACCGTCGGCGAACTCAAGGGCACCGACATCGACAGCTATCTATCCCTCACGGCCAAGAGCGGCACCTGCGTGCTGACCGCTATCGGCAGCCTGATGGACACTCAGGTAAACCTGAACCTCGCGATGTTAACCCTGCTGCAGAAGAACCTGCAGGGCACCATCTTCGGCGGCGGCAATCCGCAGTACGACATCCCACAGCTGCTGGGGATGTACAAGGTCGGCAAGCTCAACCTGGACGACATGGTCACCCGCCAATACCGGCTCGAGCAGATTAACGATGGGTACCAGGACATGCTGGACGGCAAGAACATTCGCGGCGTCATCCGTTACACAGACGCCGACCGGTAG
- a CDS encoding NADH:flavin oxidoreductase, with amino-acid sequence MTGGFPHLLAPGRIGAMTVRNRVVMSPMETRYGTPDGLPSERSRDYFAARAKGGVGLITLGATGVDHHHPETPGGLQLSTDAAVDAHQTLTEVVHEQSAKIQPQLVHAGPDGLGPEIFGVTSLGPSVIPSYLTGRPSAEISKQQLHQVFDLFKVAARRAAEAGYDGVEPHAAHGYMLPGYFLAPQRNRSTDDYLGDSARGRVRVVLEAVAAIRSEIGDGLPITLRISGYERVAGGRPIYEAAQMATELAAAGVDAFHVSGGVIDRLVTGMVNGADDGDAVNVGAAAAVNTTPSGGAARELAADSVVLAGTLEPDTALFDDVVAAMAGVDVYAAGDCSGVGLFRKATEDGARAACAI; translated from the coding sequence GTGACCGGCGGCTTTCCGCATCTGTTGGCGCCGGGACGAATCGGCGCCATGACGGTGCGCAACCGGGTCGTCATGTCGCCAATGGAGACCAGGTACGGCACGCCAGACGGGCTGCCCTCGGAGCGCAGCCGTGACTATTTCGCCGCCCGAGCGAAGGGTGGAGTCGGTCTGATCACGTTGGGCGCCACTGGAGTCGACCATCATCACCCGGAGACTCCCGGTGGGCTGCAGCTATCCACTGACGCCGCAGTTGATGCCCATCAGACGCTGACGGAGGTGGTGCATGAGCAGAGCGCCAAGATCCAGCCTCAGCTCGTGCACGCCGGGCCCGACGGCTTGGGACCAGAGATATTCGGTGTCACGTCGTTGGGGCCGTCGGTGATTCCTTCCTATCTGACTGGGCGACCGTCGGCCGAGATCAGCAAACAACAGCTCCATCAAGTATTCGACTTGTTCAAAGTCGCGGCGCGACGGGCCGCCGAGGCCGGATATGACGGTGTCGAGCCGCACGCGGCCCACGGGTACATGTTGCCGGGTTATTTCCTTGCCCCGCAACGTAATCGGAGTACCGACGATTACCTGGGCGACTCGGCGCGGGGTCGGGTGCGCGTGGTGCTGGAGGCAGTGGCGGCGATTCGGTCCGAGATCGGCGACGGCCTGCCGATAACGCTGCGTATCTCCGGGTACGAACGGGTCGCCGGCGGGCGACCGATATATGAAGCCGCGCAGATGGCAACTGAACTCGCCGCCGCAGGCGTAGACGCGTTCCATGTCAGCGGGGGTGTGATCGATCGGCTCGTCACCGGAATGGTCAATGGCGCCGACGACGGCGACGCGGTCAACGTCGGCGCCGCGGCCGCGGTGAACACCACCCCGTCCGGTGGAGCCGCCCGGGAACTGGCCGCCGACAGCGTCGTGCTGGCCGGAACGCTCGAGCCCGACACCGCCCTATTCGACGACGTAGTTGCCGCTATGGCCGGCGTCGACGTGTACGCCGCCGGCGATTGCAGCGGCGTGGGCCTTTTTCGCAAAGCAACCGAAGACGGCGCGCGTGCCGCCTGTGCCATTTGA
- a CDS encoding ketosteroid isomerase family protein translates to MTPAVQSPALTASQSSWRCVQAHDRAGWLALMADDVVVEDPIGKSVTNPDGTGVRGKEAVGAFYDTNIAANQLTITCEETFPSSSPTEIAHILVLHSKFEGGFTSTVRGVFTYRVNDAGLITNMRGYWNLDAMTFGKEE, encoded by the coding sequence ATGACCCCAGCAGTCCAATCCCCGGCACTGACCGCGTCGCAGTCGTCGTGGCGCTGCGTACAAGCCCACGACCGCGCGGGCTGGCTGGCCCTGATGGCCGACGACGTCGTCGTCGAGGACCCGATCGGCAAGTCCGTTACCAACCCGGACGGCACCGGCGTCCGCGGCAAGGAAGCCGTCGGCGCCTTCTACGACACCAACATAGCGGCCAATCAGTTGACGATCACGTGCGAAGAGACGTTCCCCTCCAGCTCGCCCACCGAGATCGCCCATATCCTGGTGCTACACAGCAAGTTTGAGGGAGGATTCACCAGCACCGTTCGCGGGGTGTTCACCTACCGAGTCAACGACGCCGGGCTCATCACCAACATGCGTGGGTACTGGAATCTTGACGCCATGACTTTCGGTAAGGAAGAGTGA
- a CDS encoding HNH endonuclease signature motif containing protein, which yields MASSAVVDREAITAAFDALDAAVDGVVALDFDALCAREWLVLLERCERVRRRIPAVEHPMINQLARQATPEELGGTLSHAIAEWTLISRAEAAKRIREAADLGPRRGLTGEPLPPVLAATAAAQRAGKLGAGQVAVIRKFCHGLPGWVDTATREHAEAHLAKLGSQFRPEQLAGLADRLADCLNPDGTYSDTDRGRRRGLTLGNQQTDGMTALHGWLTPEARATLEAVLAKLAAPGMCNPTDDTPCVDGAPSQDAIERDTRSPAQRNHDALTAALRALLASGKLGQHNGLPASIIVSTTLAELEAAAGKGLTGGGTLLPMSDVIRLARHARHYLAIFDKGKALALYHTKRLASPAQRIVLYAKDRGCSAPGCTVPGYYCEVHHTIPYATCRSTDINNLTFGCGPQHRLLQPGGWTTRKNTHGTTEWIPPPHLDRGQPRINTYWHPEKLLDSGDDDEDDSPGAV from the coding sequence ATGGCTTCGAGTGCGGTTGTTGATCGGGAGGCGATCACGGCGGCGTTTGATGCATTGGATGCTGCCGTCGATGGTGTGGTCGCGCTGGATTTTGATGCGCTGTGCGCCCGGGAGTGGTTGGTGTTGTTGGAGCGCTGTGAGCGGGTGCGCCGCAGGATACCTGCCGTCGAACACCCGATGATCAATCAGCTTGCCCGCCAAGCGACCCCCGAAGAGTTGGGCGGCACGCTTTCGCATGCGATTGCTGAGTGGACGCTGATCAGCCGCGCCGAGGCCGCCAAGCGTATCCGGGAGGCCGCCGATCTGGGGCCGCGTCGGGGCTTGACCGGTGAACCGTTGCCACCCGTCTTGGCCGCGACCGCCGCAGCACAACGCGCCGGGAAGCTCGGCGCCGGTCAGGTGGCGGTGATTCGGAAGTTCTGCCACGGGTTGCCCGGCTGGGTCGATACGGCAACCCGCGAACACGCCGAAGCGCATCTTGCGAAACTGGGCTCCCAGTTTCGGCCCGAACAATTGGCCGGGCTGGCCGATCGGCTCGCCGACTGCCTCAATCCCGACGGCACCTACAGCGACACCGACCGCGGCCGGCGGCGCGGCTTAACCTTAGGCAACCAGCAGACCGACGGCATGACGGCGCTGCACGGCTGGCTGACCCCCGAGGCCCGCGCCACGCTGGAGGCTGTGCTGGCCAAACTGGCCGCGCCCGGCATGTGTAACCCCACCGATGACACCCCGTGTGTGGACGGCGCGCCCAGCCAAGACGCGATCGAGCGGGATACCCGCAGCCCCGCCCAACGCAACCACGACGCGCTCACTGCCGCGCTACGCGCCCTGCTGGCGTCGGGAAAACTGGGCCAGCACAATGGGCTACCGGCCTCCATCATCGTGTCCACCACCCTGGCCGAGCTCGAGGCCGCCGCCGGCAAAGGCCTCACCGGCGGCGGCACCCTATTGCCCATGAGTGATGTCATCCGCCTAGCCCGCCACGCCCGGCACTATCTGGCGATTTTCGACAAAGGCAAGGCGCTGGCGCTCTACCACACCAAGCGACTCGCCTCACCCGCACAGCGAATCGTCTTGTACGCCAAGGACCGTGGCTGCTCCGCGCCCGGATGCACAGTGCCCGGCTACTACTGCGAAGTGCATCACACCATCCCCTACGCCACCTGCCGCAGCACCGACATCAACAACCTCACCTTCGGCTGCGGCCCCCAACACCGCCTCCTGCAACCCGGCGGCTGGACCACCCGCAAAAACACCCACGGCACCACCGAGTGGATACCGCCCCCGCACCTGGACCGGGGCCAACCGAGAATCAACACCTATTGGCACCCCGAGAAACTGCTCGACAGCGGGGACGATGACGAGGACGACAGTCCAGGTGCGGTGTAA
- a CDS encoding HIT family protein gives MATIFTKIINRELPGRFVYEDDDVVAFLTIEPMTQGHTLVVPRAEIDQWQNVDPAVFGRVMDVSQLIGKAVCRAFNTERAGVIIAGLEVPHLHVHVFPTRSLSDFGFANVDRNPSPESLDAAQTKIKAALAQLA, from the coding sequence ATGGCGACGATCTTCACCAAAATCATTAACCGTGAACTACCCGGCCGTTTCGTGTACGAGGATGACGACGTCGTCGCATTCCTCACCATTGAGCCAATGACACAGGGCCATACGCTTGTTGTGCCACGCGCCGAGATCGATCAATGGCAGAACGTGGATCCTGCGGTATTCGGCCGCGTCATGGATGTGAGTCAGCTGATCGGCAAGGCTGTATGCCGGGCGTTCAACACCGAGCGCGCCGGGGTGATCATCGCCGGACTGGAAGTACCCCACCTGCACGTCCATGTGTTTCCTACCCGCAGCCTGAGCGACTTTGGCTTTGCCAATGTCGACCGCAACCCGTCCCCGGAATCCCTCGACGCGGCGCAAACCAAAATCAAGGCAGCCCTGGCTCAGCTGGCGTGA
- a CDS encoding sensor histidine kinase produces the protein MAQQLRRGMPLRVGLVAATLALVACGLVTSGVAVTSILRHSLVSRIDSTLLDASRSWAQAPRRPGTGPPYAGPDPGRPPSKFYVRGIGADGSTFTAINDRNAEPALPSNNDVGPNPTTLRSVSGSDIQWRAVSVRGPHGLTTVAIDLSDVQHTVRSLVWSQFGIGVAVLVVVGIAGYAVVHRSLRPLAEVEQTAAAIAAGQLDRRVPERDPRTEVGRLSLALNGMLTQIQEALASSESSAETARGSEDRMRRFITDASHELRTPLTTIRGFAELYRQGAARDVAMLMSRIESEASRMGLLVDDLLLLARLDVQRPLEHRRVDLLALASDAVHDAQAIDPNRTITMEVFDGPGTPEVHGDEPRIRQVLSNLVANALQHTPEGADVTVRVGTDGGNAVLEVADQGPGMSQEDALRVFERFYRTDSSRARASGGTGLGLSIVDSLVRAHGGVVTVTTAPGQGCCFRVTLPRVSDVPAHV, from the coding sequence ATGGCACAACAGCTTCGACGCGGAATGCCGTTGCGGGTAGGCCTGGTTGCCGCCACCCTAGCGCTGGTGGCCTGCGGCCTGGTGACCTCGGGGGTCGCGGTCACCTCGATCCTGCGTCACAGCCTGGTCAGCCGCATTGACTCGACGCTGCTCGACGCATCCCGAAGCTGGGCACAGGCCCCGCGGCGACCGGGGACCGGTCCGCCCTACGCGGGCCCAGACCCGGGCCGGCCGCCGTCAAAGTTCTATGTACGGGGTATTGGCGCTGACGGCAGCACCTTTACGGCCATCAACGACCGCAACGCCGAACCGGCACTCCCGTCTAACAATGATGTGGGCCCTAATCCGACGACCCTGCGATCGGTCAGCGGCTCTGACATCCAGTGGCGAGCGGTGTCGGTGCGGGGGCCGCACGGCCTGACCACGGTCGCGATCGATTTGTCCGACGTCCAGCACACGGTCCGGTCGCTGGTCTGGTCGCAGTTCGGCATCGGGGTGGCGGTGCTGGTTGTGGTCGGGATTGCCGGTTATGCGGTCGTGCACCGTAGCCTGCGACCGCTGGCTGAAGTCGAGCAAACCGCTGCGGCGATCGCCGCGGGCCAGCTGGATCGCCGCGTGCCGGAACGTGATCCCCGAACCGAGGTGGGCCGACTTTCGTTGGCGCTCAACGGAATGCTTACCCAGATTCAGGAAGCGTTGGCATCCTCGGAGTCTTCTGCCGAGACGGCCCGCGGTTCAGAGGACCGGATGCGGCGGTTCATCACCGACGCCAGCCACGAACTACGCACCCCGTTGACCACCATTCGTGGGTTCGCTGAGTTGTATCGGCAGGGCGCTGCCCGCGACGTGGCCATGTTGATGTCGCGGATCGAAAGCGAAGCAAGCCGGATGGGCCTGCTGGTGGACGATTTGTTGTTGCTCGCCCGCCTGGATGTGCAGCGGCCACTCGAACACCGTCGGGTGGACTTGTTGGCGCTGGCCAGCGATGCCGTGCACGACGCGCAGGCAATCGACCCCAACCGCACGATCACTATGGAAGTCTTTGACGGTCCCGGTACCCCGGAGGTTCATGGTGATGAGCCTCGGATACGCCAGGTGCTGAGCAATCTCGTCGCCAACGCCTTACAGCACACCCCGGAAGGCGCCGACGTCACCGTGCGGGTCGGCACCGATGGCGGCAACGCGGTGCTCGAAGTGGCTGACCAGGGTCCAGGCATGAGTCAGGAGGATGCGCTGCGGGTCTTCGAGCGGTTCTATCGCACCGACTCGTCTCGAGCCCGGGCCAGTGGCGGTACCGGACTGGGGTTGTCGATCGTCGACTCTTTGGTGCGCGCCCACGGCGGTGTGGTCACTGTGACAACCGCACCGGGGCAGGGCTGCTGCTTCCGCGTCACGCTGCCGCGGGTCAGCGATGTACCCGCGCACGTTTGA
- the phoP gene encoding two-component system response regulator PhoP — MTAVTPSETTPEARVLVVDDEANIVELLSVSLKFQGFEVHTATNGAAALDRAREARPDAVILDVMMPGMDGFGVLRRLRADGIDAPALFLTARDSLQDKIAGLTLGGDDYVTKPFSLEEVVARLRVILRRAGKGRAEPRNARLTFADIELDEETHEVWKAGEPVSLSPTEFTLLRYFVINAGTVLSKPKILDHVWRYDFGGDVNVVESYVSYLRRKIDTGEKRLLHTLRGVGYVLREPR, encoded by the coding sequence ATGACAGCGGTAACCCCCAGCGAAACCACCCCGGAGGCGCGCGTCCTCGTTGTCGACGACGAAGCCAACATTGTCGAACTGCTCTCGGTGAGCCTCAAATTCCAGGGCTTTGAGGTTCACACCGCGACCAACGGAGCTGCGGCGCTGGACCGGGCCCGCGAAGCTCGGCCGGACGCGGTGATCCTGGACGTGATGATGCCGGGGATGGATGGTTTCGGGGTGCTGCGCCGGCTGCGTGCCGACGGCATTGACGCCCCGGCGTTGTTCCTGACCGCGCGCGACTCACTGCAGGACAAGATTGCCGGTCTGACCCTGGGCGGCGACGACTATGTGACAAAGCCGTTCAGCCTTGAGGAGGTCGTTGCTCGGCTGCGAGTCATTCTGCGCCGCGCCGGCAAGGGCAGGGCAGAACCTCGCAATGCCCGCCTCACCTTCGCAGATATCGAACTCGACGAGGAGACCCACGAAGTCTGGAAGGCCGGCGAGCCGGTATCGCTTTCTCCCACCGAATTCACTTTGCTGCGCTACTTTGTGATCAACGCCGGCACCGTGTTGAGCAAACCCAAAATCCTCGATCATGTGTGGCGCTATGACTTTGGGGGCGACGTCAATGTGGTCGAGTCCTATGTGTCGTATCTGCGCCGCAAGATTGACACCGGGGAGAAGCGGTTGCTGCATACCTTGCGTGGGGTGGGCTACGTGTTGCGGGAGCCGCGCTGA
- a CDS encoding alpha/beta fold hydrolase, producing MTVGVVEGTVCTSDGRSLAYAQMGQLDGSPLLYFHGTPGSRLDWDHPFNRPALNGSGVRLIGIDRPGFGGSTHQPRRRYADWPADVLTVADELELDRFAILGYSGGARYTIACALAFPERLTFVGIVSGVDPTRTLRFGRGVNTRKVMKGRLLGLAPAVGRWYIRQTSPAKYAQLAIHPVDRAIYPEAEEFFADAYAEATRNGPHGLAEEWRLWGTSSGLDLDLAGVECLVHLWHGELDGAVPLHHAEHVAKLIPKAQLEVLPRAGHFHGTDLWRSVFQAAQASTSR from the coding sequence ATGACCGTGGGCGTCGTAGAGGGAACCGTTTGCACATCGGACGGTCGGTCGCTGGCATACGCTCAGATGGGGCAACTCGACGGGTCACCGTTGCTCTACTTCCACGGGACTCCTGGGTCGCGCCTGGATTGGGACCATCCGTTTAATCGACCGGCGCTAAACGGGTCGGGTGTGCGGCTCATCGGAATTGATCGCCCCGGCTTTGGTGGATCAACGCACCAACCGCGACGGCGTTATGCCGATTGGCCCGCCGATGTTCTCACCGTGGCGGATGAGCTTGAGCTCGACCGATTCGCAATCCTCGGGTATTCAGGTGGTGCGCGCTACACGATTGCTTGTGCCTTAGCGTTTCCCGAGAGGTTGACCTTTGTTGGCATTGTCAGCGGGGTGGACCCGACCCGAACACTGCGGTTCGGGCGTGGGGTGAACACTCGGAAAGTGATGAAGGGTCGGTTGCTCGGTCTGGCTCCCGCCGTTGGGCGCTGGTACATCAGGCAAACCTCCCCAGCAAAATATGCTCAGCTGGCAATTCACCCTGTGGACCGCGCGATCTACCCAGAAGCAGAAGAGTTCTTCGCTGACGCCTACGCCGAAGCCACCAGAAACGGCCCGCACGGACTTGCCGAGGAGTGGCGACTCTGGGGTACATCGTCGGGACTGGATCTGGACCTCGCGGGTGTTGAGTGTCTGGTCCACCTCTGGCACGGTGAATTGGACGGCGCCGTCCCACTTCATCATGCCGAGCACGTGGCGAAGCTCATCCCGAAGGCACAATTGGAGGTGCTGCCGCGCGCTGGACACTTCCACGGCACAGACCTCTGGCGCTCTGTCTTTCAAGCCGCTCAAGCAAGTACGAGCCGGTGA